AGGCGGTTTCACAGGGTTTTCGTATCCTGAAAATCAAAGTGGGAAAAGAAAGCGGGAAAGATGTGGAGCGGATTCAGGCCATTCGTCAGGCAGTGGGGCCGGATATCAGACTGCGCATTGATGCAAATCAGGGTTGGTCTGCCAAGGAAGCAGTCAGGATCATAAGGACGCTGGAAGATATGGGAATTGGCATGGATCTGGTGGAGCAGCCGGTAAATGCCCATGACTTTGAGGGGATGAAGCTTGTGACCAGCCAGGTTTATACGCCTATTCTGGCGGACGAGAGCGTTTTTTCTCCGGAGGATGCCATAAGGATCATCAGGGAACGGGCGGCGGATCTCATTAATATTAAGCTTATGAAGACCGGGGGTATCCATGAGGCTTTAAAGATCTGCGCCATTGCGGAAAGCTTTGGAATGGAGTGCATGATCGGATGTATGCTGGAGAGCAAGGTCGCGGTGAGCGCGGCAGCTCATCTGGCAGCCGGAAAGGGGATCATTACCCGGGCGGATCTGGATGGACCGTCTCTTTGCAGGGAAGATCCGTACA
The nucleotide sequence above comes from Lacrimispora sp. BS-2. Encoded proteins:
- a CDS encoding dipeptide epimerase → MKIVKIETAKVNIPLVTPFKTALRTVDSVNDIVVRITTDDGQTGFGEAPPTAVITGDTHGSILSAIEEFIAPAIIGMEIENLDGIMKKLHGCIRKNSSAKAAVDMAVYDLFAKSCGKPLYKILGGGRGEIETDLTISVNGVEEMVSDSLKAVSQGFRILKIKVGKESGKDVERIQAIRQAVGPDIRLRIDANQGWSAKEAVRIIRTLEDMGIGMDLVEQPVNAHDFEGMKLVTSQVYTPILADESVFSPEDAIRIIRERAADLINIKLMKTGGIHEALKICAIAESFGMECMIGCMLESKVAVSAAAHLAAGKGIITRADLDGPSLCREDPYIGGPVFDGPRIVMNEDPGMGISKVAAFCD